The Populus nigra chromosome 14, ddPopNigr1.1, whole genome shotgun sequence genome has a segment encoding these proteins:
- the LOC133673044 gene encoding uncharacterized protein LOC133673044, with translation MATVSFTKESEYFPAANFDGSCDLPVGDSYFQSLKPSFDEVNQHCSLDALPIIIDEASFPVEEKCAFRNSHGQDVFDFSMVSEESKTTSQFTSQLAFLSFVELPLPPKKQMCLDAQFSCHNFIDLQMESEDSYSPCVVDIDIEMETIAKPKSGGTTVGSIENEDPLTGVVQRQANLKTCGRFMQLFTNHGSSLLKLISKDKSFTERVHDTPNNRWRRYKRASSFDSRKIVLLFSIMSSLGTLILIYLTLRVRQTVDGYVNV, from the exons ATGGCTACTGTTTCCTTCACCAAG GAAAGCGAGTACTTTCCAGCTGCGAATTTTGATGGAAGTTGCGATTTGCCTGTTGGAGACTCGTATTTCCAGTCACTAAAGCCGAGTTTTGACGAGGTCAACCAGCATTGTTCTTTAG ATGCTTTGCCTATAATCATTGATGAGGCGTCGTTTCCGGTTGAAGAAAAATGTGCCTTTCGCAATTCACAT GGCCAAGATGTCTTTGATTTTTCGATGGTGTCCGAGGAAAGCAAGACCACTTCACAATTTACATCTCAGCTAGCCTTTCTAAGCTTTGTAGAGCTTCCTTTACCACCGAAGAAGCAGATGTGCTTAGATGCTCAATTCAGTTGTCATAACTTCATTGATTTACAGATGGAAAGTGAAGATTCTTATTCACCATGCGTTGTGGATATAGATATTGAGATGGAAACTATTGCAAAACCCAAATCTGGTGGTACAACTGTTGGAAGTATAGAAAACGAAGATCCATTAACT GGGGTGGTGCAGAGACAGGCAAACCTGAAAACATGTGGGAGATTCATGCAACTTTTTACAAATCATGGATCATCATTGCTGAAGTTAATTTCTAAAG ACAAGTCATTCACTGAGAGAGTTCATGATACACCAAACAACAGATGGAGAAGATATAAGCGTGCATCCTCatttgattcaagaaaaattgttCTCCTATTCTCAATCAT GTCAAGTTTGGGTACGTTGATATTGATATATCTAACACTGAGAGTGAGGCAGACGGTTGATGGGTATGTCAATGTCTAA